One Alkalicoccus halolimnae DNA segment encodes these proteins:
- a CDS encoding TRAP transporter substrate-binding protein, translating to MKKSLYLTAALAATTFLAACGGGDNGGNEEGQANNESGTNNAENTSEENNTSNEEADNAGDEANADNGGGGEYAQEDATHTIRGGIGLNSDHPQYQGLLEFKEIVESETDGDIFVETYHSGQLGDDRTMMEALQLGSQEVTIPSTAPIANFVNEFSVFDFPFLFPDSETADEVLDGEVGQELLDMLEDQNLIGLAYWENGFRDLTNSEREVASMEDFDGLTIRTMENDLHLDAFRELGANPTPMAFTELFTALQQGTVDGQENPYATIYLEGFYEVQDYVSNTHHIYSPFVFMVSQQFYDGLSEDYQQIVSDAAVEAGEFQREANREANDEYLEELQNEGMTFTEISDEARQEMQDTVQPVIDEYSGEIGQDLVDRVYEAIEEAQQ from the coding sequence ATGAAAAAGAGTCTTTATTTGACAGCTGCACTGGCAGCAACGACCTTCCTTGCTGCTTGCGGCGGGGGAGACAATGGAGGAAATGAAGAAGGACAGGCTAATAATGAAAGCGGTACCAATAACGCGGAAAACACATCGGAAGAAAATAATACTTCAAATGAAGAAGCGGATAATGCAGGCGACGAGGCGAATGCGGATAACGGTGGAGGCGGAGAGTATGCACAGGAAGATGCTACCCACACAATCCGCGGCGGGATCGGCCTGAACAGCGACCACCCTCAGTATCAGGGACTGCTTGAGTTTAAAGAAATTGTCGAGTCGGAAACAGATGGCGACATCTTTGTAGAAACGTATCACAGCGGGCAGCTGGGCGATGACCGTACCATGATGGAAGCACTCCAGCTTGGTTCACAGGAAGTAACGATTCCTTCCACCGCACCGATCGCCAACTTTGTAAATGAATTCTCTGTATTTGACTTCCCGTTCCTGTTCCCGGACAGTGAAACAGCAGACGAAGTTCTTGATGGAGAAGTCGGTCAGGAGCTTCTGGATATGCTTGAGGACCAGAACCTGATTGGTCTTGCATACTGGGAGAATGGGTTCCGTGATCTGACAAACAGTGAACGTGAAGTAGCTTCGATGGAAGATTTTGATGGTCTGACAATCCGTACGATGGAAAATGATCTTCACTTGGATGCTTTCCGTGAGCTGGGAGCAAATCCGACACCGATGGCCTTTACGGAGCTGTTTACAGCTCTGCAGCAGGGTACAGTAGACGGACAGGAAAATCCTTATGCAACGATTTATCTGGAAGGGTTTTATGAAGTACAGGACTACGTGTCCAATACACACCACATTTACAGCCCGTTCGTCTTCATGGTGAGCCAGCAGTTCTATGACGGCTTGTCGGAAGATTACCAGCAGATCGTTTCGGATGCTGCAGTAGAAGCAGGCGAATTCCAGCGTGAAGCCAACCGTGAAGCAAACGATGAGTATCTGGAAGAGCTTCAGAACGAAGGCATGACGTTTACAGAGATCTCTGACGAAGCCCGTCAGGAAATGCAGGATACTGTACAGCCGGTTATTGATGAATATTCTGGAGAAATTGGACAGGATCTTGTAGACCGCGTATACGAAGCAATCGAAGAAGCTCAGCAGTAA
- a CDS encoding HPr family phosphocarrier protein, which translates to MKRVSKEVTVNIREEQTITELSAGLQPYQADVYIEKMSRGSHMKVNVKSFLGLVTIHLENGDSITISAEGEDAEEALEMTARFFEV; encoded by the coding sequence ATGAAACGGGTATCAAAAGAAGTAACGGTGAATATCCGGGAAGAGCAGACGATCACTGAACTGAGCGCCGGTCTTCAGCCGTATCAGGCAGACGTATACATTGAAAAAATGTCGCGTGGCAGCCACATGAAAGTCAACGTTAAAAGTTTTTTGGGTCTCGTTACCATTCATCTGGAAAATGGAGATTCAATCACGATATCAGCTGAAGGTGAGGATGCTGAAGAAGCACTCGAAATGACAGCCCGGTTCTTTGAAGTCTAG
- a CDS encoding TRAP transporter large permease — protein MTTAVLFISFAVFMLLSVPIGIALGLATLVTIVYSGAVPLEFLGQGMITSVDSFPLMAVPFFILAGEIMSKGGVSDRLFNVANKIVGNRTGGFAIATIVTCMFFAAVSGSAPATVAAIGGIMIPAMVRMGYDKRFATATVAAAGALGVIIPPSIPMVIYGVVGTGANIGDVFIAGIIPGILVAFGLMVYAYLYSRKKGYSGSGEPFSFKELGKAVWDAKWALMVPFIILGGIYGGIFTPTEASVVAVVFGLFAGIFLYKELKIKNLPKVFGDAALTTSTVLIIVGTATAFGRLLTVEQIPNQVAEAILSISENRIVIILLITLLLLLVGCFMDTLAAIIILTPILLPIAVNLGYDPVHFGIIMIVNLAIGFITPPLGVNLFVASGISGLSIEAIARAVLPYFVAMLITLLVIVFIPQISMIFIQ, from the coding sequence ATGACTACTGCTGTATTATTTATCAGTTTTGCTGTGTTCATGCTGCTTAGTGTACCAATCGGAATTGCCCTTGGACTTGCCACGCTTGTCACTATTGTCTATTCTGGTGCCGTGCCGCTCGAGTTCCTCGGGCAGGGAATGATCACTTCGGTAGATTCCTTTCCGCTCATGGCCGTGCCATTTTTCATATTGGCCGGGGAGATCATGAGCAAAGGCGGGGTTTCTGACCGCCTGTTTAACGTCGCAAATAAAATCGTCGGTAACCGTACCGGCGGGTTTGCAATTGCAACGATCGTCACCTGTATGTTCTTCGCTGCGGTATCCGGTTCCGCACCGGCTACAGTTGCTGCGATAGGCGGTATCATGATTCCTGCCATGGTCCGGATGGGTTATGACAAGCGCTTTGCAACAGCAACAGTTGCTGCTGCCGGTGCGCTCGGGGTAATCATCCCTCCGAGTATCCCGATGGTTATATACGGGGTCGTAGGCACAGGAGCTAATATCGGAGATGTCTTTATTGCCGGTATTATTCCAGGGATTCTCGTCGCCTTCGGGCTGATGGTGTACGCATACTTATATTCAAGGAAAAAAGGATACAGCGGAAGCGGAGAGCCGTTCTCCTTTAAAGAGCTTGGAAAGGCAGTCTGGGACGCAAAATGGGCTCTGATGGTGCCATTTATCATTCTGGGCGGTATTTACGGCGGTATTTTCACTCCGACGGAAGCGTCCGTGGTTGCAGTAGTATTCGGTTTATTTGCAGGAATTTTTCTTTACAAAGAGCTCAAAATAAAAAACCTGCCGAAAGTGTTCGGAGACGCGGCGCTAACAACATCCACAGTGTTAATAATTGTCGGTACAGCAACTGCTTTCGGACGGCTGCTGACTGTAGAGCAGATTCCAAATCAGGTGGCAGAAGCCATACTCAGCATTTCAGAAAACCGCATTGTTATTATTCTTCTGATTACACTGCTCCTGCTTCTGGTCGGCTGTTTTATGGATACGCTGGCAGCAATTATCATTCTGACACCGATTTTATTACCAATTGCCGTTAACCTTGGATACGATCCGGTTCATTTCGGCATTATTATGATCGTGAACCTTGCGATCGGATTTATCACACCACCTCTCGGAGTAAATCTATTTGTGGCTTCCGGTATTTCCGGATTATCAATCGAAGCTATTGCCAGAGCGGTTCTGCCATACTTTGTTGCTATGCTGATCACGCTGCTGGTCATCGTCTTTATCCCGCAGATCTCCATGATATTTATTCAGTAG
- the gnd gene encoding phosphogluconate dehydrogenase (NAD(+)-dependent, decarboxylating), translating to MKLGMIGLGKMGYNLTLNLLDNQHEVAASDVNHDTVKRIAEEGAEPAYSLKELVNQLEAPRTIWLMVPAGEITESVLDELTPLLQSGDVVIDGGNSNYKDSLRRAEKLEQQQIHFVDAGTSGGVEGARHGACMMVGGPDDVIARIESIFEDTTVENGYLHTGRTGSGHFLKMIHNGIEYGMMQAIAEGFDILEKSPFDYDYEKVSNVFNHGSVIRSWLMELTENAFKKDAKLDNVRGIMNSSGEGKWTVETALDLETPAPVIALSLMMRHRSLEDDTFTGKVVAALRNEFGGHDIVRK from the coding sequence ATGAAACTTGGCATGATCGGCCTTGGAAAAATGGGTTACAATCTTACATTAAATCTGTTGGATAATCAGCATGAAGTTGCAGCGTCGGATGTGAACCACGATACAGTCAAACGGATTGCAGAGGAGGGCGCAGAACCTGCGTATTCCCTGAAGGAACTGGTTAATCAGCTGGAAGCACCGCGTACAATTTGGCTGATGGTGCCAGCAGGAGAGATTACGGAATCGGTACTCGACGAATTAACGCCGCTTCTGCAGTCAGGCGATGTCGTGATCGATGGAGGGAATTCCAATTATAAAGATTCCTTGAGAAGAGCAGAAAAATTAGAGCAGCAGCAGATTCATTTCGTAGATGCAGGAACGAGTGGAGGCGTCGAAGGTGCACGTCACGGAGCGTGTATGATGGTCGGGGGACCGGATGATGTCATAGCCCGTATCGAGTCAATTTTTGAAGATACGACGGTGGAGAATGGCTATCTGCACACAGGAAGAACCGGAAGCGGGCATTTCCTGAAAATGATTCATAATGGCATTGAGTACGGCATGATGCAGGCGATCGCAGAAGGATTTGACATTCTGGAAAAAAGTCCATTCGATTATGATTACGAAAAAGTATCCAATGTGTTCAACCATGGCTCTGTCATCCGCTCCTGGCTGATGGAACTGACAGAAAATGCATTCAAAAAAGATGCAAAGCTCGACAACGTCCGGGGTATTATGAATTCCTCCGGAGAGGGAAAATGGACCGTAGAGACAGCACTGGATCTGGAAACACCAGCACCGGTCATTGCGTTATCTTTAATGATGCGCCACCGCTCACTTGAAGATGATACGTTTACCGGCAAGGTCGTCGCAGCACTGCGAAATGAGTTTGGTGGACACGACATCGTACGAAAATAA
- a CDS encoding TRAP transporter small permease, whose protein sequence is MKVVHWLDDHFEETLLIAFSMIMVVVITLQVFMRHVMGASLSWSEELARYCFIWLVYVGISYGVKKQRHIKVDVVLVLLKERGKIILNLIANVLFLGFAIFIIIYGARITGQLMGFGQTSPALSLPMWIVYAATPVGMALTSFRIIQQMIRQIRALRGGGDFKVKSEQDAILEKEADQPNVPDPERGRS, encoded by the coding sequence ATGAAGGTCGTTCACTGGCTCGATGATCATTTTGAAGAAACACTGCTGATTGCGTTCTCGATGATTATGGTTGTAGTAATTACCCTCCAGGTATTTATGCGTCATGTCATGGGGGCATCGCTGTCCTGGTCTGAGGAACTGGCAAGGTACTGTTTTATCTGGCTCGTGTATGTCGGGATCAGCTATGGAGTGAAAAAGCAGCGTCATATCAAGGTGGATGTTGTTTTAGTGCTGTTAAAAGAACGCGGAAAAATTATTCTTAACCTGATTGCAAATGTTCTTTTTCTCGGATTTGCGATTTTCATCATTATCTATGGTGCCCGGATCACTGGTCAGCTGATGGGATTCGGTCAGACCTCGCCTGCTCTTAGTCTGCCGATGTGGATTGTGTACGCTGCAACGCCGGTTGGGATGGCTCTTACGTCCTTCCGTATCATTCAGCAGATGATTAGACAGATCCGTGCGCTCCGCGGCGGAGGAGATTTTAAAGTTAAATCGGAACAGGACGCCATACTCGAAAAAGAAGCAGATCAGCCGAACGTTCCCGATCCGGAACGCGGCCGGTCATAG